A stretch of Planctomycetota bacterium DNA encodes these proteins:
- the floA gene encoding flotillin-like protein FloA (flotillin-like protein involved in membrane lipid rafts): MPENIANSPVVFVAGALFLAALALVLLIVVLTYGSLWFQAYMSNAKVSLFSLIGMSLRQVDAKLIVRSKIMAMQAGIGNDPTTGITTRRLEAHYLAGGNVPGVIRAIIAAHRADIDLDFDRAAAIDLAGRDVLEAVQTSVYPKVIDCPDQRSSKAALSAIARNGVELRIRARVTVRTNIKQLIGGATEETVIARVGEGIITAIGSSETHFEVMENPNVISKAVLSRGLDAQTAFAIVSIDIADIDVGENVGARLQADQAEADTRVARARAEERRAIAIAHEQEMRAKTAENRSRLVMAEAQVPQAIATAFKAGNLTSTS; encoded by the coding sequence ATGCCCGAAAACATTGCAAACAGTCCGGTCGTGTTCGTGGCCGGGGCGTTGTTTCTGGCCGCTTTGGCCTTGGTGTTGCTGATTGTCGTGCTGACCTACGGCAGTCTCTGGTTCCAGGCCTACATGTCGAACGCCAAGGTCAGCCTGTTCAGCCTGATCGGCATGTCGCTGCGGCAAGTCGACGCCAAGTTGATCGTCCGGTCCAAGATCATGGCCATGCAGGCCGGCATCGGCAACGACCCGACGACCGGCATCACCACGCGCCGACTCGAAGCCCACTATCTGGCCGGCGGCAACGTGCCGGGGGTCATTCGCGCCATCATCGCCGCCCATCGCGCCGACATCGATCTTGATTTTGACCGCGCCGCAGCTATCGACCTGGCTGGCCGCGACGTGTTGGAAGCGGTGCAGACCAGCGTCTATCCCAAGGTGATCGACTGTCCCGACCAGCGTTCGAGCAAGGCCGCGCTGAGCGCCATCGCTCGCAACGGCGTCGAGTTGCGCATCCGCGCTCGTGTGACGGTTCGCACGAACATCAAGCAGTTGATCGGCGGCGCCACCGAAGAAACGGTGATCGCTCGCGTCGGCGAAGGGATCATCACGGCGATCGGTTCTTCGGAGACGCACTTCGAGGTGATGGAAAACCCAAACGTGATCAGCAAGGCGGTGTTGTCGCGCGGCCTCGATGCCCAGACGGCGTTTGCCATTGTCTCGATCGACATCGCCGACATCGACGTGGGCGAGAACGTCGGCGCGCGATTGCAAGCCGACCAGGCCGAAGCCGACACTCGCGTCGCTCGCGCCCGGGCCGAAGAACGCCGGGCGATCGCCATTGCCCACGAGCAAGAGATGCGGGCCAAGACGGCCGAGAACCGCTCGCGCTTGGTGATGGCCGAGGCCCAAGTGCCGCAGGCCATTGCCACGGCCTTCAAGGCGGGCAATCTGACGTCGACCAGTTAA